A part of Paenibacillus sp. sptzw28 genomic DNA contains:
- a CDS encoding 2-oxoglutarate dehydrogenase E1 component, translated as MTASNQSGQSPWQLYYGPNLGYIQEMYDMYLDNPEDVDPSYRELFAQWGPPPSISAASPAKPLPQQRELSGERSIQAGDPAFLKKVVDAGKLVRNIRTYGHLAAHNDPLGLGTAPDTSLLEPERFHLTRDELAAIPASLIWEDAPETVRNGWEAITRLKETYTQSFGFEFGHIHEEDERIWLNRQAESGMAGKPLGAKERTALLHRLIEVEQFENFLQRSFVGQKRFSIEGTDMLVPMLDEIVRELAHDGATQILMGMAHRGRLSVLAHVLGKPYSKIFSEFHLAPNKDLIPSEGSIGINIGWTGDVKYHLGAHRSVKAGETIETRLTLANNPSHLEFVNPVVEGFTRAAQDDRTSPGYPKPDFGAAAAVLMHGDAAFAGEGIVAETLNFKKLKGYESGGTIHIIVNNRIGFTTESSDSRSTHYASDLAKGYEIPIVHVSADDPEACIAAVRMACEYRHRFRKDFLIDLIGYRRYGHNETDDAATTQPLLYQKLQNHPRVTEIYSESLKGKGLITEEQIEKIKQEGMQRLQAALGEVKENEKKDRPFRTDEAGSKRRPTQNKTAVPLDRLKSINAGLLKWPEGFKVYNKLERILMRRADALDEGGKVDWGLAETLAFASILADGKPIRLSGQDTERATFAHRNLVLHDSSTGETWCPLHTLPEARASFAIYNSPLSEASVVGFDYGYNVFSPETLVIWEAQYGDFANAAQVIIDQFITAGRVKWSQKSSLVMLLPHGYEGQGPEHSSARLERFLQLAAEDNWTIASLTSAAQYFHLLRMQAAITDTEEARPLIIMSPKSLIRNPNVASAPRELSEGAFQPVLEQQGLGEEPAQVERLIFCSGKIAVELEAALQPDNPEKSEPNDRSWLHIARIEQLYPFPKADVERVIGRYPNVKEIMWVQEEPQNMGAWNYVEPRIRARTPGGAAVRYVGRPKRSSPASGFQYIHNTEQQRIISVALNRSTLTTNVKGENGNE; from the coding sequence ATGACAGCAAGCAATCAAAGCGGGCAATCGCCCTGGCAGCTCTATTACGGTCCTAATCTTGGGTACATACAGGAAATGTATGATATGTATTTAGACAACCCTGAAGACGTGGATCCCTCCTATCGGGAGTTGTTCGCCCAGTGGGGGCCGCCACCCTCGATTTCGGCTGCAAGTCCGGCGAAGCCTTTGCCGCAGCAAAGAGAATTATCCGGGGAGAGAAGCATCCAGGCGGGAGACCCCGCGTTTCTCAAAAAGGTCGTCGATGCCGGAAAGCTGGTCCGAAATATTCGAACCTACGGGCATTTGGCCGCCCATAATGATCCGCTCGGGCTGGGTACCGCACCGGATACCAGCCTGCTTGAACCCGAGAGGTTCCATCTTACCCGGGACGAGCTGGCGGCAATTCCCGCTTCTCTCATATGGGAGGACGCGCCCGAAACGGTACGAAACGGGTGGGAAGCGATAACTCGGCTGAAGGAAACCTATACGCAATCATTCGGCTTCGAATTCGGCCACATTCATGAAGAGGATGAGCGTATATGGCTGAACCGGCAGGCAGAATCCGGAATGGCCGGGAAACCGCTCGGTGCCAAGGAAAGAACCGCGCTGCTGCACAGACTTATAGAGGTCGAGCAATTCGAAAACTTCCTGCAGCGGTCGTTTGTCGGACAAAAACGGTTTTCGATAGAAGGAACCGATATGCTCGTTCCGATGCTGGATGAAATCGTGCGGGAGCTTGCCCATGACGGCGCTACTCAAATATTGATGGGAATGGCTCACCGCGGAAGACTGAGCGTTCTTGCTCATGTACTGGGCAAACCGTATAGCAAGATATTCTCGGAGTTTCACCTTGCGCCCAATAAGGATCTTATACCATCGGAAGGATCGATCGGCATCAACATCGGCTGGACCGGGGATGTCAAATATCACCTTGGCGCACACCGTTCGGTGAAGGCGGGAGAGACGATAGAAACCCGCTTGACCTTGGCGAACAATCCGAGCCACCTCGAGTTCGTAAATCCGGTTGTCGAAGGATTCACCCGCGCCGCGCAGGACGACAGGACGTCGCCCGGCTACCCGAAGCCGGATTTCGGAGCCGCAGCTGCGGTGCTTATGCATGGCGACGCCGCTTTCGCCGGGGAAGGAATTGTTGCTGAGACGCTGAATTTCAAGAAGCTGAAGGGCTACGAGAGCGGGGGAACGATCCACATTATTGTTAACAACCGGATCGGCTTTACTACGGAAAGCAGCGATTCCCGTTCCACGCATTATGCAAGCGATCTTGCAAAGGGCTATGAAATACCGATTGTCCATGTGAGCGCGGACGATCCGGAGGCATGTATTGCCGCTGTTCGCATGGCTTGTGAATACAGGCACCGTTTCCGCAAGGATTTTCTCATCGATTTGATCGGTTACCGACGTTATGGCCATAACGAGACGGACGATGCCGCAACGACGCAGCCGCTTTTGTACCAGAAGCTCCAGAACCACCCGCGAGTAACGGAAATCTATTCCGAGAGCCTCAAGGGAAAGGGTCTGATTACGGAAGAACAGATCGAGAAGATCAAACAAGAGGGAATGCAGCGGCTGCAAGCAGCCCTCGGAGAAGTGAAGGAGAACGAGAAGAAGGACCGCCCGTTCCGAACCGATGAGGCGGGCAGCAAGCGGCGGCCTACCCAGAACAAAACAGCTGTCCCGCTGGACAGATTGAAATCCATCAATGCCGGTTTATTGAAGTGGCCAGAAGGGTTTAAGGTGTACAACAAGCTGGAGCGTATATTGATGCGTCGTGCCGATGCTCTGGACGAGGGCGGTAAAGTGGATTGGGGGCTTGCGGAAACGCTGGCATTCGCTTCGATATTGGCCGACGGCAAACCGATCCGACTAAGCGGACAGGACACGGAAAGAGCGACCTTCGCGCACCGGAATCTTGTCCTGCACGACAGCAGCACCGGAGAAACATGGTGTCCCCTTCATACGCTGCCGGAGGCGCGCGCGTCGTTCGCGATCTATAACAGCCCGCTTTCTGAAGCGTCTGTGGTCGGATTCGACTATGGCTATAATGTATTCTCTCCGGAAACACTCGTCATCTGGGAAGCGCAGTACGGGGATTTCGCCAATGCGGCGCAGGTCATTATCGACCAATTTATTACAGCCGGCAGGGTGAAATGGTCGCAAAAATCCAGTCTCGTCATGCTCCTGCCCCACGGCTACGAGGGGCAAGGACCGGAGCATTCAAGCGCACGACTGGAGAGGTTCCTCCAGCTCGCGGCAGAAGACAACTGGACGATCGCGAGTCTAACATCCGCGGCGCAATATTTCCATCTGCTGCGCATGCAGGCGGCGATAACGGACACAGAGGAAGCAAGGCCGCTCATTATAATGTCGCCCAAGAGTCTGATTCGGAACCCGAATGTCGCGTCAGCGCCGAGAGAATTAAGCGAAGGGGCTTTCCAGCCCGTATTGGAGCAGCAGGGATTGGGAGAGGAACCTGCCCAGGTAGAGCGGCTGATCTTCTGCAGCGGTAAAATCGCGGTCGAACTGGAAGCTGCCCTGCAGCCGGACAATCCGGAGAAAAGCGAACCGAATGACCGTAGCTGGCTTCATATTGCCCGCATTGAACAATTGTATCCGTTCCCCAAAGCCGATGTCGAACGGGTTATCGGACGCTATCCGAATGTGAAGGAAATCATGTGGGTCCAGGAAGAGCCGCAAAATATGGGAGCTTGGAATTATGTCGAGCCGCGTATTAGGGCCCGGACACCAGGTGGTGCGGCCGTACGTTATGTCGGCCGGCCCAAACGGTCCAGCCCTGCGAGCGGCTTCCAGTACATCCACAATACCGAGCAGCAGCGGATTATTTCAGTCGCTTTGAACCGGAGCACGCTAACGACGAATGTTAAGGGGGAGAACGGCAATGAGTGA
- a CDS encoding DNA ligase — translation MKPFIPMSPVYSDIIPEGKDWVYQLKWDGYRIIASARSGHVGLYSKKMLEQNSEYPELVQALSKLEGEFILDGEVIVMDAEIMRPSFQKLQQRGKLTEREPVQYMLFDLLNMDGNDLRKLPYRERHALLKRLASAWGPPFFVADVYEDGRALWEWVQINGWEGVISKRLGSLYKEGKEHKDWYKRKAALRLEPEAVGILFNEGRAASLVMRMDGAYIGRVSSGLNTREKAELLKLDMSASMKLYFDSLPAGLKGETVRWLAEPLSIEVTGAERTEGGLIRHPKLLSIGGRTL, via the coding sequence ATGAAGCCTTTTATCCCGATGTCGCCAGTCTATTCTGACATTATCCCCGAAGGGAAAGATTGGGTTTATCAGCTCAAATGGGACGGTTACCGAATTATCGCATCTGCTCGCTCCGGTCATGTCGGGCTGTATTCAAAGAAGATGTTGGAGCAAAACAGTGAATATCCTGAGCTTGTCCAGGCGCTGTCAAAGCTTGAGGGTGAGTTCATACTGGACGGCGAGGTGATCGTTATGGATGCGGAGATCATGCGTCCGAGCTTCCAGAAGCTGCAGCAGCGCGGCAAACTCACTGAGCGCGAGCCGGTTCAGTATATGCTGTTCGACCTGCTCAATATGGACGGAAACGATCTGCGCAAGCTGCCTTACCGGGAACGGCATGCGCTTCTGAAGCGGCTGGCTTCCGCTTGGGGGCCGCCTTTTTTTGTTGCGGATGTATATGAGGACGGCAGAGCGCTCTGGGAATGGGTGCAGATAAACGGCTGGGAAGGTGTCATCAGCAAGAGGCTAGGAAGTCTTTATAAAGAAGGGAAAGAACACAAGGATTGGTATAAACGAAAAGCTGCTCTGAGGCTGGAGCCGGAGGCGGTTGGCATATTGTTCAATGAAGGCAGAGCTGCCAGTCTTGTGATGCGTATGGACGGCGCTTATATCGGGCGCGTATCCTCCGGGCTTAACACTCGGGAGAAGGCGGAGCTGCTTAAGCTCGATATGAGCGCTTCAATGAAGCTATACTTTGACTCTCTCCCCGCGGGTCTGAAAGGGGAAACCGTTCGCTGGCTGGCGGAACCCCTTTCTATTGAAGTGACTGGAGCGGAACGGACGGAAGGAGGTTTGATCCGCCACCCCAAACTGCTCAGCATAGGAGGCAGGACGCTATGA
- a CDS encoding TVP38/TMEM64 family protein, translated as MGHLAEWLEQWGIWAIVISLLLNVVISLLGVVPSVFLSAANAVVFGLVPGFFVSWLGELLGAAVSYFLYRKGFLSLRKGKNADWKWLSRINQLDRMRQFTAILLARLTPFIPSGIVTIIGAISSMRFTDFILATLIGKAPSVALETLVGHDLIFLKQNTTRFIVTIVIIAAFVLLFGTSKKKAG; from the coding sequence GTGGGGCATCTTGCGGAATGGCTTGAACAGTGGGGCATTTGGGCGATTGTAATCAGTTTGTTGTTAAATGTGGTGATCAGTCTGCTCGGTGTCGTGCCTTCCGTTTTTTTATCGGCTGCAAATGCCGTTGTATTCGGTTTGGTCCCCGGATTTTTTGTATCGTGGTTAGGAGAACTGCTGGGAGCGGCAGTTTCGTATTTTCTGTACAGGAAAGGCTTTCTGTCTCTAAGGAAAGGCAAGAATGCGGACTGGAAGTGGCTTAGCCGCATCAACCAACTGGATCGCATGCGGCAGTTCACCGCGATCCTGCTTGCCAGGCTCACCCCCTTTATTCCATCTGGGATAGTGACCATTATAGGCGCGATCTCATCCATGCGGTTTACCGACTTCATTCTGGCCACGTTAATCGGTAAAGCGCCGTCTGTAGCTTTAGAAACATTAGTTGGACATGATTTGATTTTTCTGAAGCAAAATACGACCCGATTTATCGTTACAATCGTCATTATCGCCGCGTTTGTGCTGCTGTTTGGAACATCAAAGAAAAAGGCCGGCTAG
- a CDS encoding deoxyguanosinetriphosphate triphosphohydrolase family protein has translation MNVRKIRLHDTENIHSSEDRDEYEKDYARLIQSPAFRRLQGKSQVFGAGSGDYYRTRLTHSLEVSQIAREVARRLGKNYPFLAKKEHPGLTMDPEVVECASLAHDLGHPPFGHKGEEVLNRLLTDEFGLSYEGNAQNFRILMFLEKRAGSDSGLDLTAAVLLAINKYPFCIDEPGRLKGVYKMEWEGINFLRQTWQMPEGCATLEAQLMDLCDDIAYSTHDIEDGIRAGKIQMNRDLFEDDRLIEHVVQEIVNDPNHSKVDWEHVDMNDMVKQVLSQYVQQWEDIYVECGREPSRTRREMKARWVRKFASEVGIIDDPATGWKRVTFTREGRQDLELLRTMEILKKLAWVTLIKDFRVQRLHKRSEIMIKRLWDSFKRVDTGRLIIPPDWLESYEQHKGKWSWERMAADYISGMTDAYAEKVYAEFFASRSGSIYEMD, from the coding sequence ATGAATGTACGTAAAATAAGGTTACATGATACGGAAAATATCCACTCCAGCGAGGACCGGGATGAATACGAGAAGGACTATGCCCGTTTGATTCAATCCCCCGCCTTTCGCAGGCTGCAGGGGAAATCGCAAGTGTTCGGCGCAGGCTCGGGCGACTATTACCGAACCCGGTTGACTCATTCTCTTGAAGTGTCCCAAATTGCCCGAGAGGTTGCCAGGCGTCTGGGCAAGAATTATCCGTTCCTTGCGAAGAAGGAGCATCCTGGCTTGACGATGGACCCTGAAGTGGTCGAATGCGCATCACTCGCACACGATTTGGGACATCCGCCGTTCGGCCACAAGGGAGAAGAGGTGCTCAACCGGCTTCTTACGGATGAATTTGGCCTCTCCTATGAGGGCAACGCGCAGAACTTCCGCATATTAATGTTTCTGGAGAAACGGGCAGGCAGCGACAGCGGGCTGGATCTTACCGCAGCCGTTCTTCTGGCGATCAATAAATATCCATTCTGCATCGATGAGCCTGGTCGTCTTAAGGGCGTCTATAAGATGGAGTGGGAGGGAATCAATTTTCTGCGGCAAACTTGGCAGATGCCGGAAGGCTGCGCAACGCTCGAGGCACAGTTAATGGATTTATGCGATGATATCGCTTATTCCACTCACGACATCGAGGATGGCATTCGGGCGGGTAAAATCCAGATGAACCGCGATTTGTTCGAGGATGACCGCCTGATCGAACACGTGGTGCAAGAAATAGTTAACGATCCGAACCATTCGAAAGTAGACTGGGAACATGTCGATATGAATGACATGGTGAAGCAGGTACTGAGCCAGTATGTGCAGCAGTGGGAAGACATATATGTGGAATGCGGCCGGGAGCCTTCGAGGACCAGACGCGAGATGAAAGCAAGGTGGGTCCGGAAATTCGCGAGCGAGGTTGGTATCATCGACGACCCAGCCACAGGCTGGAAGCGTGTCACTTTTACCCGGGAAGGCCGGCAGGATCTGGAGCTTCTGCGCACAATGGAAATTCTCAAGAAACTTGCCTGGGTTACGTTGATCAAGGATTTTCGTGTACAGCGTCTGCACAAGCGAAGCGAGATTATGATTAAGCGGCTCTGGGACAGCTTCAAAAGGGTAGACACAGGAAGATTGATTATTCCGCCGGATTGGCTGGAAAGCTATGAGCAACACAAGGGGAAATGGTCTTGGGAGCGGATGGCGGCGGACTATATCTCCGGAATGACTGACGCATACGCCGAGAAAGTCTATGCCGAATTTTTCGCCAGCCGTTCAGGCTCCATCTATGAGATGGATTAA
- a CDS encoding MSMEG_1061 family FMN-dependent PPOX-type flavoprotein — protein MKLLFLCTDNYTRSVIAEFCLRDYLLRSNIDDVVVHSAGISAGSEIGHYSDLHFSIMNEMNIDTSSFTRMQFDEICFNEYDFIIGMSIRHKEYIKLTYNRDIPLFHEIMSGTLQSVEVSAPGSVQFAEQMRRLVQMFYDSMPQFVNLVRALPKHNPFARRIHTEEELHSRLGYPSEVVNRKTISFIDRHCRSFISKSPMLFIASSNSEGMCDVSPRGDAPGFVSVIDERRLLIPERPGNRRMDTLKNILSNPHIGIIFIIPGLKETLRINGRAVIVDDRQLLSPLQASGKIPQLGIGVEVDECYVHCAKAFIRSHLWDNLTWPDQSGLPSIPEMLADHVGNPDLSADVISEGLKESYEKRLY, from the coding sequence ATGAAGCTGTTGTTTCTGTGCACAGACAATTATACGCGAAGCGTCATTGCGGAGTTTTGTCTTAGAGATTATTTGCTGCGCTCGAATATTGACGATGTCGTTGTTCATTCAGCCGGAATAAGTGCGGGAAGCGAAATCGGCCATTATTCGGACCTTCATTTCTCCATAATGAACGAAATGAACATCGACACATCCTCTTTTACGCGAATGCAGTTCGATGAAATCTGCTTTAACGAGTATGATTTCATCATAGGCATGAGTATCCGGCATAAGGAATATATCAAGCTTACGTACAACAGGGACATTCCTTTGTTTCATGAAATTATGAGCGGAACTCTCCAGTCCGTTGAGGTTAGTGCGCCTGGCAGTGTACAATTCGCGGAGCAAATGAGACGTTTGGTGCAAATGTTTTACGATTCGATGCCGCAGTTCGTCAATTTGGTACGAGCGCTGCCGAAACATAATCCATTCGCTAGGAGAATTCATACGGAGGAGGAGCTTCATTCTCGTCTGGGCTATCCTAGCGAAGTGGTGAACCGTAAGACAATATCGTTCATCGATCGCCACTGCCGCAGCTTCATCTCGAAATCTCCGATGCTGTTCATTGCTTCGTCCAATTCAGAGGGTATGTGTGATGTATCGCCGCGCGGCGATGCCCCGGGGTTCGTATCGGTAATCGACGAGAGACGGCTGCTTATTCCTGAGCGGCCCGGCAACAGACGAATGGATACGCTGAAGAATATTCTCTCCAACCCGCATATCGGAATAATTTTTATTATACCCGGCCTCAAAGAAACGCTTCGTATCAATGGGCGAGCCGTTATTGTCGATGACCGGCAGCTGTTGTCCCCGCTGCAAGCGAGTGGTAAGATACCTCAACTCGGCATTGGTGTTGAAGTAGATGAGTGCTATGTCCACTGTGCAAAAGCATTCATTCGTTCGCATTTGTGGGATAACCTTACGTGGCCTGACCAGTCTGGGCTGCCATCAATACCCGAAATGCTTGCCGACCACGTAGGCAACCCTGATCTTTCAGCTGATGTTATCTCTGAAGGGCTGAAGGAAAGCTACGAGAAGCGGTTGTATTAG
- a CDS encoding TIM barrel protein has product MKLCSRFLIGQYGRFDYGKFERDFRSGFYGIEASQFSNQADYEALAKESARHGFQVGIHYRFRHQPSKLRDALFLARDQEIREQEFIEVDEELQLLSGLKPNYVLFHYPKPVILDERADWNQWHFADRSEYEFESVYDFESFQRHSEAMFEWLSNKGEQYAFTPLLEFDALNRYVYDTDLLEKLLEAYPRIKLCLDTGRLHLQERIDPHFNAIEVILKYAGYAALVHLANSRIRESGVDRHVPVLPEQRPQDGWAPIEQYLRIILKANPDVKILFEHRSDLISDEQLDRCYAWVENICEGY; this is encoded by the coding sequence TTGAAATTGTGTTCGCGATTCCTGATCGGTCAATACGGAAGGTTCGACTATGGGAAGTTTGAGCGTGATTTTCGCTCCGGCTTTTATGGCATCGAAGCAAGCCAATTTTCGAATCAAGCCGATTACGAGGCATTGGCCAAGGAGTCGGCGCGGCACGGATTCCAGGTTGGCATCCATTATCGTTTCCGGCATCAGCCTTCAAAGCTTCGGGACGCATTATTCCTGGCTCGGGATCAGGAAATCAGAGAGCAAGAATTCATTGAAGTAGACGAGGAGCTGCAGCTGCTCAGCGGGCTGAAGCCGAATTATGTGCTATTCCATTACCCCAAGCCGGTTATTCTTGACGAGCGCGCCGATTGGAACCAATGGCATTTCGCCGACAGAAGCGAATATGAATTCGAGAGCGTCTATGATTTTGAGTCGTTTCAGCGCCATAGCGAAGCGATGTTCGAATGGCTGTCGAATAAAGGAGAGCAGTATGCTTTCACGCCATTACTCGAGTTCGATGCCCTGAACAGATATGTTTATGATACCGATTTACTGGAAAAATTGCTGGAGGCCTATCCCCGTATAAAGCTCTGCCTGGACACGGGGAGGCTTCACCTTCAGGAACGGATCGATCCGCATTTTAATGCCATAGAGGTGATTCTCAAGTACGCCGGGTATGCAGCGCTTGTACACCTCGCCAATTCCCGAATCCGCGAGTCCGGGGTAGACCGCCACGTACCCGTTCTGCCCGAGCAAAGACCGCAGGACGGCTGGGCTCCGATCGAGCAATATCTACGCATCATCCTGAAGGCAAATCCGGATGTGAAGATTCTGTTTGAGCATCGCTCGGATCTGATCAGCGATGAACAGCTTGACCGCTGTTATGCTTGGGTGGAAAATATTTGTGAGGGCTATTGA
- the odhB gene encoding 2-oxoglutarate dehydrogenase complex dihydrolipoyllysine-residue succinyltransferase yields the protein MSDVKVPEMGESIVEGTIAKWHVKEGDSVNQGAVLAELETDKVNIEISAEESGIVEQITRQEGETVGVGETIARIGTAKAAAAEQNGKTGSAGESKEDAGASSERQLGAQAPASPQQSAASQAQPKKDDASGDSEVSAASYNATPGARKLARERGIDLSKVQSQDPIGRIRQEDVEAYKAKPAAGETPARPAGSAASERRPNEGGGTDVKQSAAGADPAKPAERRKMSRRRITIAARLVEAQRTAAMLTTFNEVDMTAILDIRKRRKQAFQEKHGIGLGFMSFFTKAVVGALKEFPLLNAEIQGDEILVKQYYDIGIAVSAKEGLVVPVVRNADRLTFSEIEKQISGLAEKARSNSLALSDLQGGTFTITNGGVFGSLLSTPILNAPQVGILGMHKIQLRPVAIDADRMENRHMMYVALSYDHRIVDGAEAVRFLVTLKQLLEDPESLLLEG from the coding sequence ATGAGTGATGTTAAAGTGCCTGAAATGGGCGAATCTATTGTAGAAGGCACAATCGCGAAGTGGCATGTGAAGGAAGGGGATTCCGTAAATCAGGGTGCGGTTCTGGCCGAACTGGAAACGGATAAGGTTAATATAGAAATCAGCGCAGAGGAAAGCGGGATAGTCGAGCAAATCACACGTCAAGAGGGCGAAACCGTAGGCGTGGGGGAAACGATAGCCCGAATCGGCACTGCCAAGGCAGCTGCTGCCGAACAGAACGGCAAGACGGGCTCGGCCGGAGAGAGCAAAGAAGACGCCGGTGCGTCATCCGAACGTCAACTGGGCGCCCAAGCTCCAGCTTCACCGCAGCAGTCCGCTGCATCACAAGCACAGCCGAAGAAAGACGACGCGTCAGGCGATTCCGAGGTCTCTGCCGCCTCGTATAACGCAACTCCCGGAGCGAGGAAGCTCGCCAGGGAAAGGGGAATCGATCTCTCCAAGGTCCAATCCCAGGATCCGATCGGAAGAATCCGGCAGGAGGATGTCGAAGCCTATAAGGCCAAACCCGCGGCAGGTGAAACTCCTGCACGCCCGGCCGGAAGCGCAGCCTCGGAACGCCGTCCTAACGAAGGGGGCGGTACCGATGTGAAACAGAGCGCGGCAGGCGCTGATCCGGCCAAACCGGCAGAGCGACGCAAGATGTCCCGCCGCCGCATCACGATCGCGGCCAGGTTAGTGGAGGCGCAGCGGACAGCCGCTATGCTTACAACGTTTAACGAAGTGGATATGACGGCTATACTCGATATCCGCAAGAGGCGCAAGCAGGCATTTCAAGAGAAGCATGGCATCGGGCTTGGATTCATGTCGTTCTTCACCAAAGCCGTCGTAGGTGCGCTTAAGGAATTCCCGCTTCTTAATGCGGAAATTCAGGGTGATGAGATATTAGTGAAGCAGTATTACGATATCGGAATCGCCGTATCCGCCAAGGAAGGGCTCGTTGTCCCTGTAGTACGGAACGCCGACCGCCTGACCTTCTCAGAAATCGAGAAGCAAATTTCCGGTCTGGCGGAGAAAGCGCGCTCCAATTCATTGGCACTGTCCGATCTGCAGGGCGGCACGTTTACCATTACAAACGGCGGTGTGTTCGGTTCCTTGTTATCTACGCCGATTCTTAATGCGCCGCAGGTCGGTATTCTCGGCATGCATAAGATCCAGCTCAGACCGGTGGCCATAGATGCGGATAGAATGGAGAACCGGCATATGATGTATGTAGCTCTCTCTTACGACCATCGTATAGTGGACGGTGCGGAGGCCGTACGGTTCCTCGTAACCCTCAAGCAGCTGCTGGAGGACCCGGAATCCCTGCTGCTCGAAGGGTAA
- a CDS encoding DNA polymerase domain-containing protein, whose protein sequence is MIAEESGIIKLDGHEITVTHPSKLLWPEMGITKSVYLQKLVALSPYLLPYCRSRYLTTIRYPGGAGGKSFYQKNAPRPIPDYVRTAEHEGVNYINLNSLPALLWLGNLAALEFHPSFEYIGGEEPAEWVLDIDPSGEDEPRLQEAVSLIGETLDALGIQSVPKTSGATGFQIYVPIRKGYTFGQLREVGRFVGKYLSEKYPKLFTVERLIKDRGSKIYIDYVQHAAGKSLSAPYTPRGRPLATVSTPLLWREVREGIDPRLFNLLNIEERLSRYGDLIAQTEPQSLDAILDFIKLRC, encoded by the coding sequence ATGATTGCAGAAGAGAGCGGCATTATAAAGCTGGATGGGCACGAAATCACTGTTACTCATCCCTCGAAGCTGCTGTGGCCGGAGATGGGCATTACGAAGTCGGTCTATTTGCAAAAGCTGGTCGCGCTGTCGCCATATTTGCTGCCGTACTGCCGCAGCCGTTATTTGACAACGATCCGATACCCGGGCGGCGCGGGCGGCAAATCCTTTTATCAGAAAAATGCGCCCCGGCCAATACCGGATTATGTACGCACGGCAGAGCATGAGGGCGTGAACTATATTAACTTGAATTCGCTTCCGGCACTGCTCTGGCTCGGGAATCTCGCAGCGCTGGAGTTCCACCCTTCCTTCGAGTATATCGGCGGCGAGGAGCCGGCCGAGTGGGTGCTGGATATCGATCCGAGCGGGGAGGATGAGCCCAGGCTGCAGGAAGCGGTCTCTCTTATCGGGGAGACACTCGATGCGCTCGGTATTCAATCGGTACCCAAAACATCCGGAGCGACCGGCTTTCAGATATATGTGCCTATACGGAAGGGATATACTTTCGGTCAGCTCCGAGAAGTCGGAAGGTTTGTCGGCAAGTATCTATCCGAGAAATATCCGAAGCTGTTTACGGTTGAGCGGCTTATTAAAGACCGCGGCAGTAAAATCTACATCGATTATGTCCAGCATGCCGCGGGAAAAAGCTTGTCGGCGCCCTACACGCCAAGAGGCCGTCCGCTTGCGACCGTTTCGACGCCACTTCTGTGGCGAGAGGTGCGGGAGGGAATCGATCCGCGCTTATTCAACCTGCTCAACATCGAAGAGCGTTTATCCCGGTACGGCGATTTGATCGCTCAGACGGAGCCGCAATCGCTGGATGCGATTCTTGACTTTATTAAATTACGCTGCTGA